The Candidatus Cloacimonadota bacterium genome includes the window ATTTCTAAATTTTCTTTGGTAACATCATCTATATGTAATTTTTTATCTAAAGTATCTATATCAGACTTAATTGTATCCGATACTGGAATTGCAGTCAAACTGTCAGGAATAAAGCTCAGACTATCCTGAATATTTGTTTCAAGACTATCCTCAATAAAATTATGGTAAAGTATATTGAGAGAATCCAGTTGTTCATTCAAATTACTTAATTGATTGATGATTTTATCATATATTGCGATTGTTGAGTCCGGTAAAGATAGATTCAAATTATAGTATTCAGCAATATTGAATTGGGCTTCAACAAGTTCAAGTATATCATCGGAATTTTGTTTTGATTCATAAGCAATGAATTGATTAGCAGTCTTGATTTTTTTTAAAGCATCTGCCATTAATTCTTTATCAATTTTTTTAGATTTTACTTTTTGAAATTTCTCTACAGCATTTTGATAATTATGAAGTAGAGAAAAATATATATCTCCCCAATAATAATACGCTATATCTGCAATTTGTTTCCCTTTATTTTCGTTAATTAACTTCTCAAAAATTGAAAATGCAGTTTCTGTATCTTCTAAATAAGCATAACAAATTCCGATGTTCAAATCAATTTCATTAATCTTATCATCAATTATTTCATCTTTCTTTAGCTTTTTGAATTGTTTCTCTGCCTTTTTGTATTGGTTTAACTCCATATAAATCTTACCAATATAAAATCTTGTATCTAACCTCATTCGTTTGGGGGGACTGTTTGAAAGAAGCTTATTAAAAATGACCAATGAGTTATCATATTCTTCATTTTGATATTCAATTTGTGCGTATTGGAAAAGAGCGTTCAGGTAGGATTCTTTTGAGATTTTCTTTTCAATTAAAGTCTGGAGAATTGCTTTTGCCGGGACATAATTCTTTTCTTCAAGATAATATTTTGATAGATATAGATATGCTTGTTCGCGGCAAGGCATAAATTTATCATTGTTGAAAATAATATTAAACTGGGTTTTTGCTTCATCAATTTTTTTTAGTTTAAGATATGTTCTTGCAAGGTATAGTTTAGTTAAAGGGTATGATGGACTTTCATTGTAATACTGTTCAATTTCCTGAAATTTCTTCAACGCTTTCAGATAATTCTCTTGTTCAAAAAAGCATCGTCCCATTAAGAAGATAGCATC containing:
- a CDS encoding tetratricopeptide repeat protein, with the translated sequence MKKIYLIVIFTLISSCGYYDVYFNTFYNAKRYYTEAKTAKEKNNNKVNSSIKKTFEKSIAKCTYVIKEYPKSRYVDDAIFLMGRCFFEQENYLKALKKFQEIEQYYNESPSYPLTKLYLARTYLKLKKIDEAKTQFNIIFNNDKFMPCREQAYLYLSKYYLEEKNYVPAKAILQTLIEKKISKESYLNALFQYAQIEYQNEEYDNSLVIFNKLLSNSPPKRMRLDTRFYIGKIYMELNQYKKAEKQFKKLKKDEIIDDKINEIDLNIGICYAYLEDTETAFSIFEKLINENKGKQIADIAYYYWGDIYFSLLHNYQNAVEKFQKVKSKKIDKELMADALKKIKTANQFIAYESKQNSDDILELVEAQFNIAEYYNLNLSLPDSTIAIYDKIINQLSNLNEQLDSLNILYHNFIEDSLETNIQDSLSFIPDSLTAIPVSDTIKSDIDTLDKKLHIDDVTKENLE